A section of the Quatrionicoccus australiensis genome encodes:
- a CDS encoding TerC family protein: METIGSTGLWLAFTSIVLVMLAIDLFVVGGGKEHRVSFKEAAVWSVIWISITLAFAGGLWWYLDGSLGREIANTKALEFITGYLIEKALAVDNVFIWLMLFSFFAVPLELQKRVLLYGVLGAIVMRTGMIFAGAWLITQFHWILYVFGGFLLLTGIKMYWFADEQPDLENNRLINWLRRHMNISSSFDGQRFFTRQNGVRYATPLFLALVLVELSDLIFAVDSIPAIFAITTDPFIVLTSNIFAILGLRAMYFLLAGVADRFSLLKYGLAMVLMFIGVKMLLLDIYTIPVGFSLAVVATIIGASVWASLRKEARERKNG, from the coding sequence ATGGAAACCATCGGCAGTACCGGTTTGTGGCTCGCCTTCACGAGCATTGTCCTCGTCATGCTGGCGATCGACCTCTTCGTGGTCGGCGGCGGCAAGGAACACCGCGTCAGCTTCAAGGAGGCCGCCGTCTGGTCGGTAATCTGGATCAGCATCACGCTGGCCTTTGCCGGCGGACTGTGGTGGTACCTCGACGGCAGTCTGGGACGCGAAATCGCCAATACCAAGGCACTGGAGTTCATCACCGGCTACCTGATCGAAAAGGCGCTGGCCGTCGATAACGTCTTCATCTGGCTGATGCTCTTCTCCTTCTTCGCCGTACCGCTGGAATTGCAGAAGCGCGTGCTGCTCTACGGCGTGCTCGGCGCCATCGTCATGCGCACCGGCATGATCTTCGCCGGTGCCTGGCTGATCACGCAGTTCCACTGGATTCTTTATGTCTTCGGCGGCTTCCTGCTGCTCACCGGCATCAAGATGTACTGGTTCGCCGACGAACAGCCCGACCTCGAGAACAATCGCCTGATCAACTGGCTGCGCCGCCACATGAACATCAGTTCGAGCTTTGACGGTCAACGCTTCTTCACGCGGCAAAATGGTGTCCGCTACGCGACACCGCTCTTCCTTGCCCTGGTGCTCGTCGAACTGTCCGACCTGATCTTCGCCGTCGATTCGATCCCGGCCATTTTCGCGATCACCACCGATCCGTTCATCGTGCTGACCTCGAACATCTTCGCCATCCTCGGCCTGCGCGCCATGTACTTCCTGCTCGCCGGCGTCGCCGACCGTTTCTCGCTGCTCAAGTACGGTCTGGCCATGGTCCTCATGTTCATCGGCGTCAAGATGCTGCTGCTCGACATCTACACGATCCCGGTCGGCTTCTCGCTGGCTGTCGTCGCCACCATCATCGGTGCCTCGGTGTGGGCTTCCCTGCGCAAGGAAGCCCGCGAGCGGAAGAACGGCTAA